The following proteins are encoded in a genomic region of Lachnospiraceae bacterium KM106-2:
- a CDS encoding putative ADP-ribosylglycohydrolase: MRSPLLEENKLRAVRSTSPLFTEVLGGIKNQDYGTKESPINDRKEDDVLAFGPPVGLYFMDSPSMAFRVASEIAAMIYGNPTAYLSVGLFAAIISLVASGSSILEAVPHALSILGGYHGSREVYDTVILALEKGKKKNTLEYADHHSTAATTLARGIYDVLLYEENYEEAIILAIQGKRKNQIGYICGCLLGLKLGLDEIPKDAVESIDCIDIILKMSDKLGISYENKLYIT; this comes from the coding sequence GTGCGTTCTCCATTATTAGAGGAGAATAAGTTACGGGCAGTTCGAAGTACATCGCCATTATTCACAGAGGTATTAGGCGGAATTAAGAATCAAGATTATGGAACAAAAGAAAGCCCAATCAACGATAGAAAAGAGGATGATGTACTTGCCTTTGGACCACCGGTAGGGTTATATTTTATGGATTCGCCATCTATGGCTTTTCGAGTTGCGAGTGAGATAGCAGCTATGATCTATGGCAATCCAACAGCTTATTTATCGGTTGGACTTTTCGCGGCTATCATTTCGTTAGTTGCTTCCGGTAGCTCTATCCTAGAAGCGGTGCCACATGCATTATCGATACTTGGTGGATATCACGGATCTCGAGAGGTTTATGATACTGTGATTTTGGCGCTGGAGAAAGGAAAGAAAAAGAATACGTTAGAATATGCTGATCACCATAGCACGGCTGCAACGACATTGGCGAGAGGTATTTATGATGTGCTTTTATATGAAGAAAACTATGAAGAAGCTATTATTCTAGCAATTCAAGGAAAACGGAAGAATCAGATAGGTTATATATGTGGATGCCTATTAGGACTTAAGTTAGGATTAGATGAGATACCAAAGGATGCTGTGGAGTCAATCGATTGTATTGATATCATTCTAAAAATGTCAGATAAATTAGGTATCAGTTATGAGAATAAGTTGTATATTACATAA
- a CDS encoding PTS system, beta-glucoside-specific IIB component: MGIFQRFRKKVDEPVSEKEVFVPLNGTIIALDQVNDPLFADHVLGDGIAIEPSDGVLVSPVDGEITMLFDSKHAILIKSKDGVKIFIHIGIDTVALGGRYFRSLCKLGDRVTKGDKIMEFDCDMIRKEGYELTTPIIISNYNDYEEIEVVAKEQVSRLDLLMKMK, translated from the coding sequence ATGGGTATATTTCAACGATTTCGAAAGAAAGTCGATGAGCCTGTATCAGAAAAAGAGGTTTTTGTTCCGCTCAATGGTACGATCATTGCATTAGATCAGGTCAATGATCCTCTGTTTGCTGATCATGTTCTTGGAGACGGAATCGCGATTGAACCAAGTGATGGTGTTTTAGTTTCTCCGGTGGATGGAGAGATTACCATGTTATTTGATTCAAAACATGCCATATTGATAAAATCGAAGGATGGTGTCAAAATATTTATTCATATAGGAATCGACACAGTTGCGCTTGGAGGAAGATACTTTAGAAGTCTATGCAAGTTAGGTGACCGGGTAACTAAAGGGGATAAGATCATGGAGTTTGACTGTGATATGATCCGTAAAGAAGGTTATGAACTTACAACCCCAATTATCATCAGCAACTATAATGATTATGAAGAGATTGAAGTAGTTGCGAAAGAACAAGTGAGTCGCTTAGATCTCTTGATGAAAATGAAATAA
- a CDS encoding dihydroorotase — MLLIKNGYLLTMEEKDYENGCILIENGKIIEIGESIQETDEMEVIDAKGNLVMPGIIEAHCHIGITEEKKGMEGDDCNEITEPITPYLRAIDGINPMDQAFHDAIKAGITSVQAGPGSSNVVGGQFAFIKTHGRILSEMLVKEYSSMKVSFGENPKKNYGDKDKMPSTRMATAWMLRKELLNAKQYLEQKENAKKNNEPFAINYEIEPWIPVLLREVPLKAHVHRVDDIMTAIRIAKEFNLKMTLDHCSEGHLIKDSIKEAGYPVIIGPSLASRNKIEIQYASPKTAGVLQNEGILVGITTDHPVILIQYLPMCAGVAAKMGLGVIEALRAITINAAKICGVEERVGSLKVGKDADIVIFDDNPLEIFTNTLYTIINGIIVYDASKEEK; from the coding sequence ATGCTGTTGATTAAAAATGGCTATCTTCTAACGATGGAAGAGAAAGATTATGAGAATGGATGTATTTTAATAGAGAATGGAAAAATTATTGAGATTGGTGAGAGTATTCAAGAAACCGACGAGATGGAAGTGATCGATGCGAAGGGGAATTTAGTAATGCCAGGAATCATCGAAGCACACTGTCATATAGGAATTACAGAGGAGAAAAAGGGGATGGAAGGTGATGATTGTAATGAGATTACGGAACCGATCACGCCATACTTAAGAGCAATCGATGGAATTAATCCTATGGATCAGGCTTTTCATGATGCGATCAAGGCAGGAATTACATCCGTACAAGCAGGACCTGGAAGCAGTAATGTGGTGGGTGGACAGTTTGCCTTTATCAAGACACATGGTCGTATTCTGAGTGAGATGTTAGTAAAAGAATATTCCTCTATGAAAGTATCGTTCGGAGAAAATCCTAAAAAGAATTATGGAGATAAGGATAAGATGCCTTCGACTAGAATGGCAACGGCTTGGATGTTGCGAAAAGAATTACTGAATGCAAAGCAATATCTTGAACAAAAGGAAAATGCAAAAAAGAATAATGAACCATTTGCGATAAATTATGAAATAGAGCCATGGATTCCAGTGCTATTAAGAGAAGTTCCTCTAAAAGCACATGTACATCGAGTGGATGATATTATGACCGCGATACGAATCGCAAAAGAATTTAATCTTAAGATGACATTAGATCATTGCTCCGAAGGGCATTTGATTAAAGATTCGATTAAAGAAGCAGGTTATCCGGTCATCATAGGACCTAGTCTTGCGTCGAGAAATAAGATAGAAATTCAGTATGCATCTCCAAAAACAGCGGGTGTTTTACAAAATGAAGGAATCCTAGTAGGGATAACTACTGACCATCCAGTTATTCTAATCCAATACTTACCAATGTGCGCAGGAGTGGCAGCTAAAATGGGTCTTGGAGTGATTGAAGCATTAAGGGCGATTACCATTAATGCCGCGAAAATATGTGGGGTAGAGGAGCGTGTGGGAAGTCTTAAAGTTGGAAAAGATGCAGACATAGTTATCTTTGATGACAATCCGTTAGAGATATTTACCAATACACTTTATACGATCATTAATGGTATAATTGTGTACGATGCTTCTAAAGAAGAAAAATAG
- a CDS encoding ribonucleotide reductase of class Ia (aerobic), alpha subunit: MKISIIKRNGKQEPLCVEKTKRMVRYACEGIEGCDPIELELDSQIQFIDGMTTKNIQKVLIQTAIEKVISTARDDYGNTFRKTNTNWQYVAARLYAYDLYKEAAIQRGYTHFGYGDYYTLVKMLTDAECYGSYLLENYSKAEVEELGSYIREERDELFNYEGIKLLSDRYLVRGYNKEVMELPQERFMTIAMHLAIPEGENRVKYAKEFYDLLSQLKMTVATPTLANAGTKFYQLSSCFISTVGDNLWSIYDVNQKFSSVSKHGGALGIYLGKVRALNSEIRGFKNASGGVIPWIRLYNDTAVAVDQLGRRKGGATVTLDIWHADLYEFLELRTNNGDDRRKAHDIFPALSVPDLFMERLINREEFSLFDPYMVQKVMGYSLEDFYDDKEKEFTKRYLECEANLAIPRVSVPALDIMKRIMKSAVETGTPFIFFRDIVNRANPNKHNGMIYASNLCHEIAQNMSESEFIQEQCQDEDGNTIIVTKVQSGDMVTCNLNSINLGKITKEELAKNIPLQIRMLDNVITLNQSPVMEAKITSEKYRAIGLGTSGYHHYLVNNGIRWESEEHYQAADELFEEIAYQAIKASMELAKEKGSYPVFEGSEWQTGEYFARRNYTSERFVKLQEEIKQNGMRNGYIMAVAPTGSTSNIANTTAGIDPIFMKSFIEEKKGSFIPKTAPDLNDSNFWLYQEAHHINQFVSIKACGIRQRHVDQAQSFNLYITPNVKAIDILNMYIECWKNGVKTIYYVRNQSLEMDECSSCSS; encoded by the coding sequence ATGAAAATAAGTATTATCAAGAGAAATGGTAAACAAGAGCCATTATGTGTAGAAAAGACGAAGAGAATGGTTCGCTATGCCTGTGAGGGGATAGAAGGCTGTGATCCGATTGAATTAGAACTTGATTCTCAGATCCAATTTATAGATGGGATGACAACAAAGAATATTCAAAAAGTATTGATTCAGACAGCGATTGAGAAAGTAATATCAACTGCACGCGATGATTATGGTAATACATTTCGTAAGACAAATACAAACTGGCAGTATGTTGCTGCAAGATTGTATGCGTATGATTTATATAAAGAGGCTGCCATTCAGCGTGGATATACTCATTTCGGATATGGAGATTATTATACATTAGTAAAGATGTTAACGGATGCAGAATGTTACGGTAGCTATCTTTTAGAAAATTACTCCAAAGCAGAGGTAGAAGAATTAGGTTCTTACATTAGAGAAGAACGTGACGAACTATTCAATTATGAAGGAATTAAACTTTTATCCGATCGTTACTTAGTAAGAGGTTATAACAAAGAGGTCATGGAACTTCCACAGGAACGATTCATGACAATTGCAATGCATTTAGCGATTCCAGAGGGAGAAAACCGTGTTAAATATGCGAAAGAGTTCTATGATCTTTTAAGCCAGCTTAAGATGACCGTAGCGACTCCGACCCTTGCCAATGCAGGAACGAAGTTCTATCAATTAAGCAGCTGTTTCATTTCGACAGTAGGAGATAACTTATGGTCTATCTATGATGTAAACCAGAAGTTTTCTAGCGTAAGTAAACATGGTGGAGCACTTGGTATCTACCTTGGAAAGGTACGTGCCTTAAACAGTGAGATCCGTGGATTTAAGAACGCCAGTGGAGGTGTTATCCCTTGGATCCGTTTATACAATGATACTGCTGTAGCAGTAGATCAGCTTGGAAGAAGAAAAGGTGGGGCTACCGTAACGCTTGATATCTGGCATGCAGATCTTTATGAATTCTTAGAATTAAGAACCAATAATGGTGATGATCGACGTAAAGCTCATGATATCTTCCCGGCACTCTCAGTTCCGGATCTATTTATGGAACGTTTGATCAATCGTGAAGAATTTTCATTATTTGATCCTTATATGGTTCAAAAAGTGATGGGATATTCCTTAGAAGATTTCTATGACGATAAAGAAAAAGAATTTACAAAACGTTATTTAGAATGCGAAGCAAATCTTGCAATCCCTCGTGTCAGTGTACCAGCACTTGATATTATGAAACGTATTATGAAGAGCGCAGTAGAGACAGGAACACCATTCATTTTCTTTAGAGATATTGTAAATCGTGCAAATCCGAATAAGCATAATGGTATGATCTACGCATCTAACCTTTGTCATGAGATCGCTCAAAATATGAGTGAAAGTGAATTTATTCAAGAGCAATGCCAGGATGAAGATGGAAATACGATCATCGTAACTAAGGTTCAATCAGGTGATATGGTTACTTGTAATCTTAACTCGATTAATCTTGGTAAGATCACGAAAGAAGAACTTGCTAAGAATATTCCATTACAGATCCGTATGCTAGATAACGTAATTACGTTAAATCAATCACCGGTTATGGAAGCGAAAATTACAAGTGAAAAATACCGTGCGATCGGACTTGGAACAAGCGGATATCATCATTACCTTGTAAACAATGGAATTCGTTGGGAAAGCGAAGAACATTATCAAGCAGCAGATGAGTTATTTGAAGAGATTGCTTATCAGGCAATTAAAGCAAGTATGGAACTTGCCAAAGAAAAAGGCTCTTATCCTGTGTTTGAAGGTAGCGAATGGCAAACAGGTGAATATTTCGCAAGAAGAAATTATACAAGCGAACGTTTTGTGAAGTTACAAGAAGAGATCAAGCAAAATGGTATGAGAAATGGTTATATTATGGCGGTTGCGCCAACTGGAAGTACGTCTAATATTGCCAATACTACGGCAGGTATCGATCCGATCTTTATGAAATCCTTCATTGAAGAGAAGAAAGGAAGTTTCATTCCTAAGACTGCACCAGATCTTAATGATTCTAACTTCTGGTTATACCAGGAAGCTCATCATATCAACCAGTTCGTAAGTATTAAAGCTTGTGGTATCAGACAACGTCATGTTGATCAAGCACAATCCTTTAATTTATATATCACGCCTAATGTTAAAGCGATCGATATTTTGAATATGTATATCGAATGCTGGAAGAATGGTGTGAAGACGATCTACTATGTTAGAAATCAATCATTAGAAATGGATGAATGTTCAAGCTGCAGCAGCTAA
- a CDS encoding ribonucleotide reductase of class Ia (aerobic), beta subunit: protein MNKKKIFNEFGLRGTQSIINGNTTNLREWNRIKYDWARTMYRTMLNNFWIPEEISLSEDVKQFAYLTDGERNAFDRIISFLNFLDSVQSENLPNLSRYVTASEVSSLLNIQAFQEEIHAQSYSYILDTVTNPVTRDEIYDMWRVDEHLLKRNRFIASIYQQFNEEATQENFIKVVIANYILEGIYFYSGFSFFYTLARQGKMTATSTIFKYINRDEVTHLVLFQNILRELKTENPDLFTAELEEEIRDMMRTGVEHEIEWGQYVTNNEILGLNNDLIESYIKYLSNLRLRAIGIQELYPEIDKHPMEWIENFSNLNSTKTDFFEAKVTNYTKAAAYDFDDLV from the coding sequence ATGAATAAGAAAAAAATATTTAATGAATTTGGACTTCGTGGAACACAGTCCATCATTAATGGAAATACAACGAATTTAAGAGAGTGGAATCGTATTAAGTATGACTGGGCGAGAACCATGTATCGTACGATGTTAAATAACTTCTGGATTCCGGAAGAAATATCTCTAAGTGAAGATGTAAAGCAGTTTGCTTATTTGACAGATGGAGAACGTAATGCATTTGATCGAATCATTTCCTTTTTGAATTTTCTTGATTCTGTTCAATCAGAAAATTTACCAAACCTCTCTCGTTATGTAACAGCATCAGAGGTGTCTTCTCTATTGAATATCCAGGCATTCCAAGAAGAAATCCATGCTCAGAGTTATTCTTATATTTTGGATACCGTAACGAATCCTGTTACAAGAGATGAAATCTATGATATGTGGCGTGTAGACGAGCATCTGTTAAAAAGAAATCGTTTTATTGCCAGTATCTATCAACAATTTAATGAAGAAGCAACACAAGAGAACTTTATTAAAGTTGTGATCGCAAACTATATTTTAGAGGGAATTTATTTTTACTCTGGTTTCAGTTTCTTCTATACCCTTGCCAGACAAGGAAAGATGACTGCGACAAGTACGATCTTTAAGTATATCAACCGTGATGAGGTTACTCACTTAGTATTATTCCAGAATATCTTAAGAGAGTTAAAGACAGAAAATCCAGATCTTTTTACAGCAGAGTTAGAAGAAGAAATTCGTGATATGATGCGTACAGGTGTGGAACATGAAATTGAATGGGGACAATATGTAACTAACAATGAAATCTTAGGTCTTAACAATGATTTGATCGAATCTTATATTAAATATTTATCAAATCTAAGATTACGTGCGATTGGAATTCAAGAACTCTATCCTGAAATTGATAAGCATCCGATGGAATGGATTGAAAATTTCTCAAATCTAAATAGTACAAAGACTGATTTCTTTGAGGCAAAGGTAACGAATTATACCAAAGCAGCTGCTTATGATTTTGATGATCTTGTATAG
- a CDS encoding NADP-specific glutamate dehydrogenase — translation MGYVDEVIALVEKKNPHEPEFLQAVKEVLESLRAVVEANEDKFRREALLERIVEPDRQLKFRVPWVDDKGQVQVNTGYRVQFNNSIGPYKGGLRLHPSVNLSIIKFLGFEQIFKNSLTGLPIGGGKGGSDFDPKGKSDREIMAFCQSFMTELCKYIGADVDVPAGDIGTGAREIGYMFGQYKRIRGMYEGVLTGKGLSYGGSLARTEATGYGLLYLTNEMLKFNGVDLKGKTVCVSGAGNVATYAIQKATELGAKVVTCSDSTGWVYDPEGIDVAALKEIKEVKRARLTEYKNYRPNSEYHEGRGVWTVKCDVALPCATQNELTLEDAKILVANGVTAVAEGANMPTTLEATEFFLENKVLFAPGKAANAGGVATSALEMSQNSERLSWTFEEVDAKLQHIMVNIFHNIDDASKRYGAEGNYVIGANIAGFEKVADAMLAQGVC, via the coding sequence ATGGGATACGTTGATGAGGTTATTGCATTAGTGGAAAAAAAGAATCCACACGAGCCAGAATTTTTACAAGCAGTAAAAGAAGTTTTAGAATCATTAAGAGCAGTTGTAGAAGCAAATGAGGATAAGTTTAGAAGAGAAGCATTATTAGAGCGCATCGTAGAACCAGATCGTCAATTGAAATTCAGAGTACCTTGGGTAGATGATAAAGGCCAGGTACAAGTTAATACTGGTTATCGTGTGCAATTTAATAATTCTATCGGACCTTACAAGGGTGGTCTTAGACTTCATCCAAGTGTAAACTTAAGTATCATCAAATTCTTAGGTTTTGAGCAAATCTTCAAAAATTCTTTAACTGGTCTGCCAATTGGTGGTGGTAAAGGTGGTTCTGATTTCGATCCTAAGGGTAAATCAGACAGAGAGATCATGGCTTTCTGTCAGAGTTTCATGACAGAATTATGTAAATATATTGGTGCTGATGTGGACGTTCCAGCCGGTGATATTGGTACAGGAGCAAGAGAGATCGGTTACATGTTCGGACAATACAAGAGAATTCGTGGAATGTACGAAGGTGTTCTTACTGGTAAAGGTTTATCATATGGTGGGTCTTTAGCAAGAACAGAAGCTACAGGATACGGTCTACTATATTTAACAAACGAAATGTTAAAATTCAATGGTGTTGATTTGAAAGGTAAAACAGTTTGCGTATCTGGTGCTGGTAATGTTGCAACTTATGCAATTCAAAAAGCAACAGAATTAGGTGCAAAAGTTGTTACTTGTTCTGATTCTACTGGATGGGTTTATGATCCAGAGGGAATCGATGTTGCTGCATTAAAAGAGATTAAAGAAGTTAAGAGAGCTAGACTTACAGAATATAAGAATTACAGACCAAACAGTGAATACCATGAAGGTAGAGGCGTTTGGACAGTTAAATGTGATGTTGCGCTTCCTTGTGCAACTCAAAATGAGTTAACGTTAGAGGATGCTAAGATCTTAGTTGCAAATGGTGTTACTGCTGTTGCTGAGGGTGCTAATATGCCTACGACTTTAGAGGCTACAGAGTTCTTCTTAGAGAACAAGGTTTTATTTGCTCCTGGTAAGGCTGCTAATGCTGGTGGTGTTGCTACTAGTGCTCTTGAGATGTCACAGAATAGTGAGAGACTTAGCTGGACGTTTGAAGAGGTTGATGCTAAGCTTCAACATATTATGGTTAATATTTTCCACAACATCGATGATGCTTCTAAGCGTTATGGTGCTGAGGGTAATTATGTGATCGGTGCAAATATTGCCGGTTTTGAAAAGGTTGCAGATGCTATGCTTGCACAGGGTGTTTGCTAG